The nucleotide window CTCTCGCAGATCACCCGGGAGAACGTCCAGCTCGCCGTCCGCGAAGGCGCCGAGGTCGTGTACATCGAGCGGATCGCCGGGACCGGGGCGGTGCCGGTGCTGACCCGCGTCGGCGGGCGGTTCGCGCTGACCGCGACGGGTGTCGGGCTCGTCCTGCTGGCCCACGCGCCCGCGGACGTGCAGGAGGAGGTGCTGGGCAGCCCGATCGAGCGGTACACGAGCGAGACGGTGACCGACCCGGACCGGCTGCGCCACATGCTGGCCGACGTCCGCACCCACGGGTTCTCGATCAGCGAGCGCCAGGTGACGCTCGACGCGCTCTCGGTCGGCGCGCCGATCCACGACGCGCGAGGGCAGGTCGTCGCGGCGGTCTCGCTGGTCGTGCGGCACGGGAGCGTGTCGCCGCACGCGCTCGCTCCGCTGGTCATGACCAGTGCACGCGCGATTTCGCGGGCGCTTTCCATCTTATGAAATAGCCCTTCGTGGTGCCCGGGTCACTCCGCCACGCTGTGACCCGGCCCACCACGAAAGGACGACCCGATGAGCGCCATTCCCCGCGACCAGTGGTACGTCGCCGCCTACGGCTCCGAGATCGGCACCGACCTGTTCAGCCGCACCGTCTGCGGGGAGCCGATCCTGTTCTGGCGGACCCGCGACGGGAACGTCACGGCGATGGCCGACCGGTGCGTGCACCGGCGGTTCCCGCTGTCGCAGGCGCCGTCGCGGCTGGTCGACGACCAGGTCATCTGCGGCTACCACGGGTTCACCTACGGCGTCGACGGCAAGTGCGTGGCCGTGCCGGGCCAGACCCGGGTGCCGCGGACCGCGCGGCTGACCCGGTACCCGCTGGTGGAGCAGGACTCCTTCGTCTGGGTGTTCATCGGCGACCCTTCGAAGGCCGACGCGTCACGGATTCCCCGGGCGCCCTGGCTCGCCTCGCCCGACTACACCACCGTCTGCGGGATGGAACCGCTCAAGGCGCGGTACTCGCTGCTGGTCGACAACCTGCTGGACCTGTCCCACGAGACCTACCTGCACGGCGGCTACATCGGCACCCCGGAGGTCGCCGAAACGCCGATCACGACCGAGGTCGACGAGGACGCCGGCATCGTCTACGTCTCGCGGCACATGGCCGACGCGGCCTGCCCGCCGTTCTACGCGAAGTCGACCGGCCTCGAAGGCCGCATCACGCGCTGGCAGGACATCGAGTACACGCCGCCGTGCCTGTACAAGCTGCACAGCCGCATCGCGCCGGTCGGGTCCGTGCCGAACCCCGACGGGACCGACCCGGACGCCTTCCACGTCGAGGTCGTCTACGCGATCACGCCGGAGACCGAGCACTCGACGCACGACTTCTGGGCTGTGGCCCGGGACTTCGCGCTCGACGACGAAGGCGTTTCGGCGTTCCTGGCGGAGAACAACCGGACCGTGGTGCTGCAGGACGTCGAAGCCCTCGACGTCCTCGAGCGGGTGATCGCCACCGAACCGGACGGCTACCAGGAGCTGTCGATCAACATCGACACCGGCGGTCTCGCGGCCCGCCGGATGCTGCAGCGGATGGCGGCCTCGTGAACCGGCCGATGCTCGACGGCGACCGGGTCCACCGCATCCACTGGGTGCTCGGCACCGACCGGCTGCGCGCGGTCTGCCACTGCGGCGCCGAGCGCGAGTTCGACGACCCCGTGCAGCTGTGGGACTGGCTGCTCGCCCACCCCGAAGGACACTGATGACTCTCGAACTCCTGGTGGAAGCCAAGGAAAACCTGGCCGACGGCGTGGTGGCACTCACCCTCCGCGCGCCCGGAGGTCCGCTCCCGCACTGGGAGCCGGGGGCGCACATCGACCTCCGGCTGCCGGACGGCGTCGTGCGGCAGTACTCGCTGTGCGGCGACCCGGCGGACTCGTCAGCGTACCGGGTGGCGGTGCTGCGCGAGCCCGACGGCCGCGGCGGCTCGGCCTACGTGCACGACAAGCTCGCCGCCGGGGACCGGATCGAGGTGGACGGCCCGCGCAACCACTTCGCACTGGTGGACGCCGAGCGGTACCTGTTCATCGCGGGCGGCATCGGCATCACGCCGATCCTGCCGATGCTCGACCGGGTCGCCCGCACCGACTGGCACCTGGTCTACGGCGGCCGCACGCGCGGGTCGATGGCGTTCACCGAGGAGCTGGCCCGCCACGGCGACCGCGTGACGTTCCGGCCCCAGGACGAACACGGGCTGCTGGACCTCCCTTCCCTGCTCGCCGACGTCCGGCCGGGCACGGCGGTGTACTGCTGCGGCCCGGAACCGCTGCTGGCCGCGGTGGAGGCGCTCGGCCCGGCGGACCTGCACGTGGAGCGCTTCACCGCGCGGGCCGACGAGGGGCCGCGCGAGGCGTTCGAGGTCGAGCTGGCCGGATCGGGGCGGGTGCTGCCGGTGCCCGCCGATCGGTCGATCCTCGAGGTGGTCGAGGAAGCCGGGGTCTCGGTGCTGTCGTCGTGCCGCGAGGGCACGTGCGGAACCTGCGAAACCGGCGTGCTCGGCGGCGAACCGGACCACCGGGATTCCGTGCTGACCGCGGACGAGCGGCTGGAGAACGAGGTGATGATGCTCTGCGTGTCCCGCGCCTGCTCCCCGCGGCTGGTGCTCGACCTCTGACGGAGCGTCACTGCACGGCGAGTCCGGCCGATCTGTAGTGATATGGGACGGGTGAAGAGCTTTCCCTCCTTCGTGGACAAGGTGGACGAACGGCTGGGCGACGGACTGGAGCACGTCCTGTGCGCCCACCACCGGCGGCGGCTGCACCGGCTCGGCTGGGGTGCCGTGCTCGACCCGGCCGGTGCGCGGGACCCGCTCGGCGGGCGAGCCCCCGTCCGCGACGGCAACCGCGTCGAGGTGCTCATCGACGGCGAGGAGTCGCTGCCCGCCGTCGCCGAGGCCATCGGGAAGGCGAAGTCCCACGTGCACATCGCCAACTGGCACGCCAGCGCGGACTTCCGGCTGACGCGGGAGGCCGGCTCCCCCACCCTGCGCGAGCTGCTCGCCGAGGCCGCCGGGCGGGGTGTCGAGGTCCGCGTCCTGCTCTGGGCCGGGCCGCCCTTCCCGGCCTTCCAGCCGTCGCGGAAGCTCGCGCGGGACGAACGGCGGAAGTTCACCGAAGGCACCGACGTGCGCTGCGTGCTGGACTCGCGCGAGCGGACGTTGCACTGCCACCACGAGAAGCTGGTGATCGTCGACGACGCCGTCGCGTTCGTCGGCGGCGTCGACCTCACCGCGCTGGAAGGCGACCGGCACGACAGCCCGGACCACCCGCCGCGGCCGATCGGGTGGCACGACCTGATGGCGCGGCTCGACGGCCCGGTCGTCGCCGATGTCGCCGACCACTTCCGGCGGCGGTGGACCGAGGTGGCCGGCGAGGACCTGCCGTCGCCCGCGGTCCCGGCACCCGTCGGCGGCAGCCGCGTCCAGCTGCTGCGGACCGTGCCGAACGACACCTACGACTTCCTGCCGAAGGGCGAGTTCACCGTCCTCGACGGCTACCTGCGCGCGCTGAGATCGGCGCAGCGGCTGATCTACCTGGAGAACCAGTTCCTGTGGTCGCCGGAGATCGCCGAAGTGCTGCTCGACAAGCTCCGCCACCCGCCGGCCGACGAGTTCCGCGTGGTCCTGCTGCTGCCGCGCAAGCCGAGCAACGGCTCCGACACCACCCGCGGCCAGCTCGGCAGGCTGCTCGACGCCGACGACGGAAACCGGCGCCTGCTGGCCACCACGATCAGCGCCCACGACGGCGACTCGGCGGCCCCGGTGTACGTCCACGCGAAGCTCGGCATCGTGGACGACTCGTGGCTGACGATCGGCTCGGCCAACCTCAACGAGCACTCGCTGTTCAACGACACCGAGGTCAACATCGCCACCGACGACGCCGAGGTGGTCCGCACGACCCGGCTGCGGTTGTGGGCCGAGCACCTCGGACATCCGGTGAACGAGCTGGAGAACAGGGACTCGGCGGACATCGTCGACAACCTGTGGCGCCCCCTGGCCGAGGAGCAGGCCGAGCGGGAACGCCGCGGCGAGCAGCGGACCCACCGCCTGGTCCTGCTGCCGGGCGTTTCCCGCCGCGTCGCCCGGCTGCAGGGCCCGTTGCGGGGGCTGCTGGTCGACGGCTGAGCTACCGGATCCGCAGCTTCCGCATCAGCTTCAGCCCGGACAGCATGCTCTCCACGTACTTCTCGTACCCCTGCCCCGGCCGCGGTCCCATGACCTGCTTCTTCAACACGGCCAGGTTCTTCACGTCGGTGTACTTCAGCAGCCCCTGGTCACCATGGCGAGCGCCGACGCCGGAGTTCTTCACGCCGCCGGACGGCGTCCCCTTGGCCGCGTAAGCCGTCGCCAGGACGTCGTTGACGTTCACGTTGCCGGACTCGATCCGGGCCGCCACCGCGCGGGCCGCCGTGACGTCGGTGCTCCAGACCGACGCGTTGAGCCCGTAGTCCGTGTCGTTGGCCAGTGCCACCGCTTCGTCGACCGTGCGGTACCTGTGGAGCGCCACCACCGGGCCGAACGTCTCCGTGACGCCGCAGACCATCTCCGAAGTGACACCCTCGAGGATCGTCGGCTCGAAGAACGCCGGGCCGAGGTCGGGGCGGGGCCTGCCGCCGCACAGGACCGTGGCGCCCTTGGCCACCGCATCGTCCACATGGGACTTGACGCGGCGCATGTGGTCGACCGAGACCAGTGAACCCATGTCGGGGCCGAAGTCGTACGCCGCCCGGACGTCGAGGGCCGAAGCCGCCGCCACGAACGCCGTCTTGAACTCCTCGTAGCGGGACTCCGGCAGGTAGATCCGCTCGATGTGCATGCAGATCTGGCCCGTGTTGCCGAACGCCCCGAAGATCGCGCCCTGCACGGCTTCCGCAAGGGAAGCGTCCTCGAGCACGATCATCGGGTTCTTGCCGCCGAGCTCGAGGCAGCAGCCGATGAGGTTGCGGCCCGCTCGCTCGCCGATCACCCGGCCGGTCGCCGTCGAGCCGGTGAACATGATGTAGTCCGCGTGGTCGATCAGCGTCGGGCCGACGTCGGGACCTTCGCCGCAGACCACCTGGAACAGCCCCTCCGGCAGGCCCGCCTGCTCCAGCAGCCGGATGCCGTAGAGCGGGGAAAGAGCGGTCTTGTTGTCCGGCTTCAGCACCACGGCGTTGCCCGCCATCAGCGCCGGCACGGCGTCGGAAACCCCGGTGGCGAACGGGAAGTTCCACGGCGCGATGATGCCGACGACCCCCTTGGGCAGCCGGACCTCGGTCGACGTCGTCAGCAGTGGCACCGGGCCGCCGCGCCTGGTCGGCGCCAGCAGCCGGGCCGCCCGCTTGAGGTAGTGGCTCATCACCATCGGCGGGTCGCAGGTCTCCTCGATCGCCATCCGCCGGTTCTTGCCGCTCTCGACCTGGATCAGGTCGGCGACGGTCCGCGCCTGCTCGACGAACAGCGCGTGCGCCCGCTTGAACACCGCCAGCCGCTCCCGGACCGGCGTGGCCGCCCACTTCCGCTGGGCCTCGCGCGCGACGGCGAACGCCCGCTCGATGTCCTCCGGTGTCGACTGCGGCAGCTCGACGAGCACGTCGCCGGTGTAGACCTCGGTGAGCTTCCAGGTCGCCCCGGACGAGCCCGGCACCCGTGCCACGAGCTGCTGCAGGAAGGCGTCGGTGACCGAAGCGGGACGGGTGAGTTCGAGCGGCGTGAGCGTCATGACCGGCTCCCGAGGACGAGCTGGGCGCCCATTTCCCCGATCATGATGCAGGGCGCGTTGGTGTTACCGCCGGTGATCGACGGCATGATCGAGGCGTCGCAGACCCGCAGGCCCTCGACCCCGTTCACGCGCAGGTCGGGGCCGACGACGGCGAGCTCGTCGACGCCCATCCGGCAGGTGCCGACACCGTGGTAGACCGACGTCGCGCGGTTGAGGATCGCGTCGCGCAGCGCCTGGCCCTTGAGGTCCTTGCCCGGGTGGATCTCCTCCTTGACCGCGCCCTTGAAAGCCTTCGACGCGAAGATCTCGCGCACCATCTCCGAGCCTTCGCCGAGCAGCTCGAGGTCGGCCGGGTCGGACAGGTACTGGAAGTCGATGACCGGCGCCGCGGCCGGATCACTCGACGCGAGCCGCAGCGTGCCGCGGCTCTTCGGGTAGATCAGCGTGGTCAGCACGGTGAGCGCGGGGCGCTTGTCGACGTCGTGCCGGATCGGCGCGTCCTGGTTGGGCGAGACGTACGCCCACGGCAGCAGGTGCAGCTGCAGGTCGGGGATCGCGCCGGCCTGCGAGGTGCGCAGGAAGGCGACCGCCTCGAAGACCGAGTTCGCCAGGAACGTGGTGCCGGGCCGCAGCAGCTCCCGGGCCAGGCCGCGGGCGAAGTACGGCGCCGTGCCCTTGTTCTTGCTGGTCGTCACGTGGAACGTCAGCGCGTGGAACATGTGGTCGTGCATGTTGTCGCCGACGGGCAGGTCGGCGACGACGTCGATGCCGTGTTCCTTG belongs to Amycolatopsis tolypomycina and includes:
- a CDS encoding succinic semialdehyde dehydrogenase, which gives rise to MTLTPLELTRPASVTDAFLQQLVARVPGSSGATWKLTEVYTGDVLVELPQSTPEDIERAFAVAREAQRKWAATPVRERLAVFKRAHALFVEQARTVADLIQVESGKNRRMAIEETCDPPMVMSHYLKRAARLLAPTRRGGPVPLLTTSTEVRLPKGVVGIIAPWNFPFATGVSDAVPALMAGNAVVLKPDNKTALSPLYGIRLLEQAGLPEGLFQVVCGEGPDVGPTLIDHADYIMFTGSTATGRVIGERAGRNLIGCCLELGGKNPMIVLEDASLAEAVQGAIFGAFGNTGQICMHIERIYLPESRYEEFKTAFVAAASALDVRAAYDFGPDMGSLVSVDHMRRVKSHVDDAVAKGATVLCGGRPRPDLGPAFFEPTILEGVTSEMVCGVTETFGPVVALHRYRTVDEAVALANDTDYGLNASVWSTDVTAARAVAARIESGNVNVNDVLATAYAAKGTPSGGVKNSGVGARHGDQGLLKYTDVKNLAVLKKQVMGPRPGQGYEKYVESMLSGLKLMRKLRIR
- a CDS encoding IclR family transcriptional regulator, translating into MPHRGRVPGATGPVLGRALRVLEAFSPDRPALRLSEVARRSGLPAATAHRLLREFCEWGALERDEDGVYRVGLRLWELGSLAPRGLGLRELALPFLEDLSQITRENVQLAVREGAEVVYIERIAGTGAVPVLTRVGGRFALTATGVGLVLLAHAPADVQEEVLGSPIERYTSETVTDPDRLRHMLADVRTHGFSISERQVTLDALSVGAPIHDARGQVVAAVSLVVRHGSVSPHALAPLVMTSARAISRALSIL
- a CDS encoding aromatic ring-hydroxylating dioxygenase subunit alpha — protein: MSAIPRDQWYVAAYGSEIGTDLFSRTVCGEPILFWRTRDGNVTAMADRCVHRRFPLSQAPSRLVDDQVICGYHGFTYGVDGKCVAVPGQTRVPRTARLTRYPLVEQDSFVWVFIGDPSKADASRIPRAPWLASPDYTTVCGMEPLKARYSLLVDNLLDLSHETYLHGGYIGTPEVAETPITTEVDEDAGIVYVSRHMADAACPPFYAKSTGLEGRITRWQDIEYTPPCLYKLHSRIAPVGSVPNPDGTDPDAFHVEVVYAITPETEHSTHDFWAVARDFALDDEGVSAFLAENNRTVVLQDVEALDVLERVIATEPDGYQELSINIDTGGLAARRMLQRMAAS
- a CDS encoding PDR/VanB family oxidoreductase, whose product is MTLELLVEAKENLADGVVALTLRAPGGPLPHWEPGAHIDLRLPDGVVRQYSLCGDPADSSAYRVAVLREPDGRGGSAYVHDKLAAGDRIEVDGPRNHFALVDAERYLFIAGGIGITPILPMLDRVARTDWHLVYGGRTRGSMAFTEELARHGDRVTFRPQDEHGLLDLPSLLADVRPGTAVYCCGPEPLLAAVEALGPADLHVERFTARADEGPREAFEVELAGSGRVLPVPADRSILEVVEEAGVSVLSSCREGTCGTCETGVLGGEPDHRDSVLTADERLENEVMMLCVSRACSPRLVLDL
- a CDS encoding phospholipase D-like domain-containing protein, which codes for MGRVKSFPSFVDKVDERLGDGLEHVLCAHHRRRLHRLGWGAVLDPAGARDPLGGRAPVRDGNRVEVLIDGEESLPAVAEAIGKAKSHVHIANWHASADFRLTREAGSPTLRELLAEAAGRGVEVRVLLWAGPPFPAFQPSRKLARDERRKFTEGTDVRCVLDSRERTLHCHHEKLVIVDDAVAFVGGVDLTALEGDRHDSPDHPPRPIGWHDLMARLDGPVVADVADHFRRRWTEVAGEDLPSPAVPAPVGGSRVQLLRTVPNDTYDFLPKGEFTVLDGYLRALRSAQRLIYLENQFLWSPEIAEVLLDKLRHPPADEFRVVLLLPRKPSNGSDTTRGQLGRLLDADDGNRRLLATTISAHDGDSAAPVYVHAKLGIVDDSWLTIGSANLNEHSLFNDTEVNIATDDAEVVRTTRLRLWAEHLGHPVNELENRDSADIVDNLWRPLAEEQAERERRGEQRTHRLVLLPGVSRRVARLQGPLRGLLVDG